A single genomic interval of Oxyura jamaicensis isolate SHBP4307 breed ruddy duck chromosome 26, BPBGC_Ojam_1.0, whole genome shotgun sequence harbors:
- the REN gene encoding renin isoform X1, with protein sequence MLAGHSRRVLQYLLFLALTWGSSLFHSPAQALQRIALRRMPSIRQTLQEMGVKVADVFPELRQGRRSGAAGPRNGTAPTLLTNYLDTQYFGEISIGTPAQTFKVVFDTGSANLWVPSCKCSPLYSACVSHSRYDSSKSRTYIANGTGFAIRYGTGSVKGFLSQDVVMVSDIPIIQVFAEATALPAFPFIFARFDGVLGMGYPSQAIDGITPVFDRILSQQILKEDVFSVYYSRASKNAPLKPGGEIILGGSDPAYYTGDFHYLSVSKSGYWQISMKGVSVGAEVLFCKEGCSVAIDTGASYITGPAGPVSVLMKAIGAAEMAEGEYVVDCDRVPQLPNISFHLGGKAYALGGSAYVLRQSQYGEDVCVVAFSGLDIPPPAGPLWILGASFIGHYYTKFDRRNNRIGFATAR encoded by the exons ATGCTGGCCGGCCACAGCAGGAGGGTGCTGCAGTACCTGCTGTTCCTGGCCCTGACCTGGGGTTCCAGCCTCTTCCACTCGCCAGCCCAGGCTTTGCAGAG GATCGCGCTGCGGAGGATGCCGTCCATCCGGCAGACGCTGCAGGAGATGGGCGTGAAGGTGGCTGACGTCTTCCCCGAGCTGCGGCAGGGCAGGCGCAGCGGGGCGGCCGGCCCCCGAAACGGAACGGCTCCCACCCTGCTCACCAACTACCTGGAC ACCCAGTATTTTGGCGAGATCAGCATCGGGACCCCCGCGCAGACCTTCAAGGTGGTCTTCGACACGGGCTCGGCCAACCTGTGGGTGCCGTCCTGCAAGTGCTCCCCCCTCTACAGCGCCTGCG TTTCCCACAGCCGCTACGACTCCTCCAAGTCGCGGACGTACATCGCCAACGGCACCGGCTTCGCCATCCGCTACGGGACGGGGAGCGTCAAAGGCTTCCTCAGCCAGGACGTGGTCATG GTGTCGGACATCCCCATCATCCAGGTGTTTGCCGAGGCCACGGCGCTGCCCGCCTTCCCCTTCATCTTTGCCAGGTTTGACGGGGTCCTGGGCATGGGATACCCCAGCCAGGCCATCGACGGCATCACCCCTGTCTTCGACCGCATCCTCTCCCAGCAGATCCTCAAGGAGGACGTGTTCTCCGTCTACTACAGCCG AGCTTCGAA GAACGCTCCCCTGAAACCCGGCGGGGAAATAATCCTTGGAGGCAGCGACCCAGCCTACTACACCGGCGATTTCCACTACCTGAGCGTCAGCAAGAGCGGCTACTGGCAGATCAGCATGAAGGG ggtgtCTGTAGGGGCTGAAGTGTTATTCTGCAAGGAAGGCTGCTCGGTGGCCATCGACACCGGAGCATCCTACATCACCGGCCCGGCCGGCCCCGTGTCCGTGCTGATGAAAGCCATCGGGGCAGCAGAAATGGCTGAAGGAGAG TACGTGGTTGACTGCGACCGAGTCCCCCAGCTGCCCAACATCTCCTTCCACCTGGGCGGCAAGGCGTACGCGCTCGGCGGCTCAGCCTACGTCCTGCGG caaTCCCAGTACGGGGAGGACGTCTGCGTGGTGGCTTTCTCGGGGCTGGACATCCCCCCGCCTGCTGGCCCCCTCTGGATCCTGGGCGCCAGCTTCATCGGGCACTACTACACCAAATTCGACCGGCGCAACAACCGCATCGGCTTCGCCACGGCCCGCTGA
- the REN gene encoding renin isoform X2, translating into MPSIRQTLQEMGVKVADVFPELRQGRRSGAAGPRNGTAPTLLTNYLDTQYFGEISIGTPAQTFKVVFDTGSANLWVPSCKCSPLYSACVSHSRYDSSKSRTYIANGTGFAIRYGTGSVKGFLSQDVVMVSDIPIIQVFAEATALPAFPFIFARFDGVLGMGYPSQAIDGITPVFDRILSQQILKEDVFSVYYSRASKNAPLKPGGEIILGGSDPAYYTGDFHYLSVSKSGYWQISMKGVSVGAEVLFCKEGCSVAIDTGASYITGPAGPVSVLMKAIGAAEMAEGEYVVDCDRVPQLPNISFHLGGKAYALGGSAYVLRQSQYGEDVCVVAFSGLDIPPPAGPLWILGASFIGHYYTKFDRRNNRIGFATAR; encoded by the exons ATGCCGTCCATCCGGCAGACGCTGCAGGAGATGGGCGTGAAGGTGGCTGACGTCTTCCCCGAGCTGCGGCAGGGCAGGCGCAGCGGGGCGGCCGGCCCCCGAAACGGAACGGCTCCCACCCTGCTCACCAACTACCTGGAC ACCCAGTATTTTGGCGAGATCAGCATCGGGACCCCCGCGCAGACCTTCAAGGTGGTCTTCGACACGGGCTCGGCCAACCTGTGGGTGCCGTCCTGCAAGTGCTCCCCCCTCTACAGCGCCTGCG TTTCCCACAGCCGCTACGACTCCTCCAAGTCGCGGACGTACATCGCCAACGGCACCGGCTTCGCCATCCGCTACGGGACGGGGAGCGTCAAAGGCTTCCTCAGCCAGGACGTGGTCATG GTGTCGGACATCCCCATCATCCAGGTGTTTGCCGAGGCCACGGCGCTGCCCGCCTTCCCCTTCATCTTTGCCAGGTTTGACGGGGTCCTGGGCATGGGATACCCCAGCCAGGCCATCGACGGCATCACCCCTGTCTTCGACCGCATCCTCTCCCAGCAGATCCTCAAGGAGGACGTGTTCTCCGTCTACTACAGCCG AGCTTCGAA GAACGCTCCCCTGAAACCCGGCGGGGAAATAATCCTTGGAGGCAGCGACCCAGCCTACTACACCGGCGATTTCCACTACCTGAGCGTCAGCAAGAGCGGCTACTGGCAGATCAGCATGAAGGG ggtgtCTGTAGGGGCTGAAGTGTTATTCTGCAAGGAAGGCTGCTCGGTGGCCATCGACACCGGAGCATCCTACATCACCGGCCCGGCCGGCCCCGTGTCCGTGCTGATGAAAGCCATCGGGGCAGCAGAAATGGCTGAAGGAGAG TACGTGGTTGACTGCGACCGAGTCCCCCAGCTGCCCAACATCTCCTTCCACCTGGGCGGCAAGGCGTACGCGCTCGGCGGCTCAGCCTACGTCCTGCGG caaTCCCAGTACGGGGAGGACGTCTGCGTGGTGGCTTTCTCGGGGCTGGACATCCCCCCGCCTGCTGGCCCCCTCTGGATCCTGGGCGCCAGCTTCATCGGGCACTACTACACCAAATTCGACCGGCGCAACAACCGCATCGGCTTCGCCACGGCCCGCTGA
- the GOLT1A gene encoding vesicle transport protein GOT1A, with product MICRMTWGPKAFPRVTAGECVEGRPPSPASPGPPGSKMVTLSDFQRIGLGLVGFGVFFILFGMLLYFDSVLLAFGNILFLSGLVFIIGFRRTFTFFFQRQKLKGTSFFLGGVLIVLMRWPLLGMLLEAYGFVSLFRSFFPVAFGFLGSLGNIPVLSKLLQKLGESSSMV from the exons ATGATTTGCAGGATGACGTGGGGACCGAAGGCCTTTCCAAGGGTCACTGCCGGGGAGTGCGTGGAAGGGCGGCCGCCCTCGCCGGCCTCACCCGGCCCCCCCGGCAGCAAGATGGTGACTCTGAGCGACTTCCAGC GGATCGGCCTGGGACTGGTCGGCTTCGGCGtcttcttcatcctctttgGGATGCTCTTGTACTTCGACTCGGTGCTCCTGGCCTTTGGGAAC ATCCTCTTCCTCTCCGGCTTGGTCTTCATCATCGGCTTCAGGCGGACCTTCACCTTCTTCTTCCAGAGGCAAAAGCTGAAGGGCACCAGCTTCTTCCTTGGGGGGGTCCTCATCGTCCTCATGCGGTGGCCGCTGCTGGGCATGCTGCTGGAGGCTTACGGCTTCGTCAGCCTCTTCAG GAGTTTTTTCCCGGTGGCTTTTGGGTTTTTGGGCTCGCTGGGAAATATCCCCGTCCTGAGCAAG CTCTTGCAGAAGCTGGGAGAAAGCAGCTCCATGGTGTGA
- the PLEKHA6 gene encoding LOW QUALITY PROTEIN: pleckstrin homology domain-containing family A member 6 (The sequence of the model RefSeq protein was modified relative to this genomic sequence to represent the inferred CDS: deleted 2 bases in 2 codons), whose protein sequence is MGARAVTEQSILLHADPASSRGAQLRHPSPAAAGAAHACRAAEAAVPLLLPAVAGDSQPAFPSSPSLRKQRQQHGSSGSSAPPGPGASHRPLAASHNERRNTFLHPVTGQVPEENSRLDLQKPTLDMSSKAGGKRPATSSSEPSNHAMVSEVPPERPGGRASRPSRKGIAFGKRSNSMKRNPNAAVTKSGWLYKQASSGVKQWNKRWFVLVDRCLFYYKDEKEESILGSIPLLSFRVAAVQPSDNISRKHTFKVTVCWVEEVPACNGHPLSPQAEHAGIRTYFFSAENTEEQESWIQAMGEAARVQIPPTQRHEKTDSENIPPSKHHHHRNAVYREHPKADPDAKTRGEGDGRGSEKMERKPERMESKKEPLAKANGIAGQEMPSEPGSPYPEGPRVPASTERPTQPNGWPYSSPSRPGSTAYPPPDGESAAHRRSFPPRTNPEKIAQRKSSMTQLQQWVNLRRGNVPPEELRSPTRFYPVSRRVPDYYSPYSPQYPEDYQYYPPGVRPDSICSMPAYERVSPPWALDDKRHSFRNGGPYQLREWKEHPAFGRQDVPLWLAGPGRQPTYFDEVDAASGSLRRMSLQPRSRSVPRSPSQGSYTRARVYSPVRSPSARFERLPPRGEEIYADPATFMMRRSISSPKYDYLGDRRPVPAGMFPYHYPASPTVHDKMDELLDLQLQRNLEYLDQQMSESETLISMVNRMVETSSPRAQLYMQVTPFPEAYRETLHAYKISEQDTDKLLGKLCEQNKVLREQERLVQQLRAEKESLESALMGTHQELEMFGSQPAYPEKLLHKKESLQNQLINIRVELSQASTALANSTAEYESLESEVSALHDDLWEQLNLDIQNEMLNRQIQKEIWRIQDVMEGLRKNNPSRGTDTAKHRVAIGPSGTYSSNSPASPLSSASLTSPLSPFSLVSGSQGSPTKPGPSESKASFEQSKKEMQRAAAPAAPAEGPPSWQEQEAEKQAALNKVGIVPPRTKSPPEEEGVPTGSMLRRSAGGMANGLGSKERPKSAVFANETKVKMSVEEQIDRMKRHQSGSMKEKRRSLQLLGSQQPDTPGTKAPASYKVVRRHRSIHEVDISDLEAALRSDDPGKVHETPREEIARLRKMELEPQHYDVDINKELSTPDKVLIPERYIELEPDTPLSPEEMKEKQKKVERIKTLIAKSSLQNVIPLGEGEVDAPQDPETQLQEQEKRIEISCTLAAEASRRGRMLSAQCATPSPPTSPASPTPPTNPLSSEPSRVADSSHFMRV, encoded by the exons ACCGACCTTGGACATGTCCAGCAAAGCAGGCGGCAAGCGCCCGGCGACCAGCAGCAGCGAGCCCTCCAACCACGCCATGGTGTCGGAGGTGCCCCCGGAGCGCCCCGGAGGCCGG GCATCGCGCCCCTCCCGCAAGGGCATCGCCTTCGGGAAGCGCTCCAACTCGATGAAGAGGAACCCCAACGCTGCCGTGACCAAAAGCGGCTGGCTCTACAAGCAG GCCAGCTCGGGGGTGAAGCAGTGGAACAAGCGCTGGTTCGTGCTGGTGGATCGCTGCCTCTTCTACTACAAAG ATGAGAAGGAGGAGAGCATCCTGGGCAGCATCCCCCTCCTCAGCTTCCGCGTGGCGGCCGTGCAGCCCTCCGACAACATCAGCAGGAAGCACACGTTTAAG GTGACTGTGTGCTGGGTGGAGGAGGTGCCGGCGTGTAACGGGCACCCACTGTCTCCCCAGGCCGAGCACGCCGGCATCCGGACCTACTTCTTCAGCGCCGAGAACACGGAGGAGCAGGAGTCCTGGATCCAAGCCATGGGCGAAGCTGCCCGGGTGCAGATCCCCCCCACCCAGAG ACACGAGAAGACAGACTCGGAAAACATCCCTCCCAgcaagcaccaccaccaccgcaACGCCGTGTACCGCGAGCACCCCAAGGCCGACCCCGACGCCAAGACCCGGGGTGAAGGCGACGGCCGTGGCTCGGAGAAGATGGAGAGGAAACCGGAGAGGATGGAGAGCAAGAAGGAACCCTTGGCCAAAGCCAACGGCATCGCAGGGCAGGAGATGCCCTCGGAGCCTGGCAGCCCCTACCCCGAGGGACCCCGGGTGCCGGCAAGCACGGAGCGGCCGACGCAGCCCAACGGGTGGCCGTATTCTTCCCCCAGCCGCCCCGGCAGCACCGCCTACCCCCCGCCCGATGGGGAGAGCGCTGCCCACCGCCGGAGCTTT CCCCCCCGCACCAACCCCGAGAAGATCGCCCAGCGCAAGAGCTCCATGacgcagctgcagcagtgggtGAACCTGCGCCGGGGGAACGTGCCCCCCGAGGAGCTGCGGAG ccccaccaggTTTTACCCCGTGTCTCGCCGGGTGCCCGACTACTACTCGCCCTACTCGCCCCAGTACCCCGAGGACTACCAGTACTACCCGCCCGGCGTGCGCCCCGACAGCATCTGCTCCATGCCCGCCTACGAGCGCGTGAGCCCGCCCTGGGCGCTGGACGACAAGCGCCACTCCTTCCGCAACGGGGGCCCCTACCAGCTCCGGGAGTGGAAGGAGCACCCCGCTTTCGGCCGCCAGGACGTCCCGCTCTGGCTCGCCGGCCCCGGCAGGCAGCCGACTTATTTCGACGAGGTGGACGCCGCCTCGGGCTCCCTGCGGCGCATGTCgctgcagccccgctcccgCTCCGTGCCGCGCTCGCCCAGCCAGGGCTCCTACACCAGGGCTCGCGTCTACTCCCCCGTCCGCTCCCCCAGCGCCCGCTTCGAGCGGCTGCCGCCTCGTGGAGAGGAGATTTACGCCGACCCCGCCACCTTCATGATGAGGAGGTCCATCAGTTCGCCCAAG TACGACTACCTGGGCGACAGGCGGCCCGTCCCCGCGGGGATGTTCCCGTACCACTACCCGGCATCTCCCACGGTCCACGACAAAATG GATGAACTTTTAGACCTTCAGTTGCAAAGAAACCTAGAGTATTTGGACCAGCAG ATGAGCGAGAGCGAAACCCTGATCAGTATGGTGAACAGGATGGTGGAGACCTCCTCCCCTAGGGCTCAGCTCTACATGCAA GTGACGCCCTTCCCCGAAGCCTACAGGGAGACTCTGCACGCCTACAAGATAAGCGAGCAAGACACCGAT aagctgctgggGAAGCTCTGCGAGCAGAACAAGGTGCTGCgggagcaggagaggctggTGCAGCAGCTCCGAGCGGAGAAG GAGAGCCTGGAGAGTGCCCTGATGGGGACGCACCAGGAGCTGGAGATGTTCGGGAGCCAGCCAGCCTACCCGGAGAAGCTGCTGCACAAGAAGGAATCTCTGCAGAACCAGCTCATCAACATCCGCGTGGAGCTCTCGCAGGCCAGCACG GCTTTGGCCAACAGCACCGCTGAGTACGAGAGCCTGGAGAGCGAGGTGTCCGCCCTGCACGACGACCTCTGGGAGCAGCTGAACCTCGACATCCAG AACGAAATGCTCAACCGGCAGATCCAGAAGGAGATCTGGCGGATCCAGGACGTGATGGAGGGGCTGAGGAAGAACAACCCGTCCCGTGGCACGGACACTGCCAAGCACAGAG tggCCATCGGCCCCTCGGGCACGTACAGCTCCAACAGCCCCGCCAGCCCCCTGAGCTCAGCCAGCCTCACCAGCCCCCTGAGCCCCTTCTCCCTCGTCTCCGGCTCCCAGGGCTCGCCCACCAAGCCGGGTCCCAGCGAG TCCAAGGCGAGCTTCGAGCAGAGCAAGAAGGAGATGCAGCGAGcggctgcccctgctgcccccgcCGAGGGGCCGCcgagctggcaggagcaggaggcagagaagcAAGCGGCTCTCAACAAAG TGGGCATCGTG CCCCCCCGAACCAAGTCTCCGCCGGAGGAGGAGGGGGTGCCCACGGGCAGCATGCTGAGGAGGAGCGCCGGCGGCATGGCCAACGGGCTGGGATCCAAG GAGAGGCCGAAGAGCGCCGTGTTTGCCAACGAGACCAAGGTGAAGATGAGCGTGGAGGAGCAGATCGACCGCATGAAGCGCCACCAGAGCGGCTCCATGAAGGAGAAGCGgcgcagcctgcagctcctgggcagccagcagcccgACACCCCTGGCACGAAGGCACCCGCCTCCTACAAAGTG GTGCGCCGGCACCGCAGCATCCACGAGGTGGACATCTCAGACCTGGAGGCAGCGCTGCGCTCCGACGACCCCGGCAAGGTCCACGAGACGCCCCGGGAGGAGATCGCCCGGCTGCGCAAGATGGAGCTGGAGCCGCAGCACTACGACGTGGATATCAACAAGGAG ctATCCACGCCAGACAAAGTCCTCATCCCCGAGCGGTACATCGAGCTGGAGCCCGACACGCCGCTCAGCCCCGAAGAgatgaaggagaagcagaagaaggtGGAAAGGATAAAAACCCTCATTGCCAAGTccag CCTGCAGAACGTCATCCCCCTGGGTGAGGGGGAGGTGGACGCCCCCCAGGACCCCGAAAcgcagctgcaggagcaggagaagaggATAGAGATCTCGTGCACGCTGGCTGCCGAGGCGTCCCGCCGGGGCCGCATGCTCTCGG CTCAATGCGCTACCCCAAgccctcccacctccccagcctccccgaCTCCACCGACCAACCCCCTCTCGTCTGAACCATCCCGGGTCGCCGACAGCAGCCATTTTATGCGTGTCTGA